The Solanum lycopersicum chromosome 8, SLM_r2.1 DNA segment AATATCAAGTTTACtgtcaaatagcataaaccataacctatctCCCCCGAAGAACCGAATTCAAGCAAGCTATTTTTCCAATACTTTTCCTTCCCTCAATGTCTCTGAACCAtttcaatctatcaagtatagaTACATAATTTGTAATTTAATGAGTCTATTAACACTTATATTGTTCTATATCTAGCCTAAATCCAAAAATCTCCTTAATTCTATAATTAATTTCCTAAAGTACAAACCAAGAATAGATCTTAATTCCTCCAATTAGCATAACTttaataaaatctaaataactcaataaatataatacttTTGGGAAAACGCGGACgagcacaaaaatatatataataaaagtaatcgaaataaaatggtaaaataacgacaccaagaattttacgtgaaaaccttctgaataagggaaaaaaccacgggccaagaTGAGCAATTGATTTTACTATAGTAAgaaattttacactgtgtagtcacgaatacaatactcaaagtgactactacacactcaaaaggaacaacactcttttggtttctgTCTTACTAAagtatcgctcacactctatttttcttcacagactattttcttgtatagtctatgaaatacctcactttgctctcaaaatggtttttctctcgaacttggtgtgttctacaaatgagaaagaatgctctatttatagaaggataaaaccatgtctatgtcactaatgacataggtaaatatagcaaagtcaaaaatggttacaaatcttaccaatttgccaactaccaaatcttttcttttcaactccaattactttttctttttaacaattgcttgtaccaattgaatagctaaagttgactaaaagAAATGAGatggattcaacaaatctccacctccAGTCCCATTTATTGGAAGAAGgtatcttcaacttctttagagGGAGCTCATACCTacaagttctttgcataactCGAACTTGTCTTTAGGTATCATCTTGGTCAGCATATCTGCaggattttcacttgtgtgaatcttttggacgtgaaatgattcattctccactttctcacgaatccaatgatatctgacgtcaatgtgttttgttcttgcatggtacatggagttcttgctcaagtctattgcactctgGCTGTCACAATAGAAAATATACTCCATCTGATTCAAACCAAGCTCTTGAAGAAATCATtttagccatatcatctccttgccggcttcagtagccgcaatatactcagcttcagttgtagatgtgcaacacacttctgcaactttgactgccatgatatagctccccctgaaaaagtaaacaaatatccagtagtggattttctgttatcaaggtcacctgccatatcagaatctgtataggctttcaagattggatttgatgctccaaaacacaagcattCATCTGAGCTTCCTCTAAGATACATGAGTATCCACTTCACAGCTTTCCAATGCTCTTTTCTCggatttttgagaaatctacTGACAACATCAACTGTGTGAACAATATCAGTTCTAGTGCACACCATTGCATACAATAGACTTCCAACGACGGAGGAATATGAAACTTTGGCCATGTTCTGTTTTTCCTCCCTAGCTGTAGGACACATCTTCTTActcaacttcatatgaccagcaagaggtaTACTAACAGGCTTAACATTCTTCATATTAAAATGCTCCAGTACGcgttcaatgtacttcttctgagacaaataaatcttcttttatctctaagacgagtaattctcatgcccaaaattttcttggcatgacccaagtctttcatagaaaaaaacttacacaactctttcttcagctcgtcaatcttggaagtattcttgcccacaatcaacatatcatccacattaataaaaggatgataaaatcattgttagaaaatttttgtacaaatacgcaatgatctgaagaagtcttcttatagCCTTGCTCCCCCATAACAgattcaaactttttgtaccacTGTCTGGGAGCTTGTTTTAGGCCGTATagacttttttttagtttgcatacaaaattttctttaccatctactttgaagccctcaggttgttccatgtaaatctcttcttctaggtcaccgtgaaggaaagccgtcttcacatccatttgctcaatctctaaattaaTACTAGCAGCCAAACCTAGAACTATGCAAATCGAGGATATTTTCACaataggagaaaatatttcgtcAAAGTCAATACCTTTTCTTTGACCAAATCCCTTAACaaccaatctagctttgtacctgggcttcaagttgtgttcttcaagtttaattttgaacacccacttgttcttcaaagctctcataCCCTTGGGTaattttaccaactcataagtgtggttctCATGCAAAGACTTCATCTCGTCTTGCATGGCTTCAATCCATTGATTCTTGTGCTCATCTTCCACGGCCTCCTCGTAAcattcaggttctcccccgtcagtgaGTAACACATACTCATTAGGTGAATAACGGGAGGAAGGAAACCACTGTCTTGTGGACCTCCGAAGCGGAATATTTGATTCGTCCACAACTTCATGAGCAACAGgattatcaataaaaatatcattgttattatcaacatcaacatgttgatttGATATATGATTCTGGGCATCACCATGATTATCAAAcccaacaacatcatgcacacttgtgtgaggaacttcatcatgatgaactataccatcaaaacatgaagattctaccttctccgctttgtcaatatcttcaattgtttgattctccatgaaaataatatcacggcttctcaaaagtttcttttcaattggatcatatagcCTGTAACCAAATTCATCTAGGCCATATCCAATAAAGATGCATTGCCTTGTCTTTTCATCTAACTTTTACCTCTCATCTTTCGGCACATGTACAAAAgctttgcaaccaaatactctcaaatggtcataggaaacatcctttccataccaaacactatttggtacatcactttgcaaagcaacagcaggagatagattaataacatgtgcagcggtcaataaagcctcaccccaaaatgagtttggCGACTTTGCTTCAGAAAGAAAACAtctaactctttccatcaaggtcctgttcatcctctcagccaaATTATTAAGCTGAGAAGTCTTGGGAGGAGTCTTCTGGTGTCTAATACCTTGATGCTTGCAGTATTCGTCAAATggtccacaatattcaccaccattatcagtatgaatacatttcactttctttccagtttctctttcaactgaagcctgaaactgcttaaagacacataacacttggtctttagtcttcaagacatagacccaaagttttctcgagcaatcatcaatgaaagtgacaaagtaaagtgcaccacctaatgtctttgtcttcattggaccacataaatcagagTGCACTAACTCAAGCAACTTTGTCTTCCTTGAAAGAGGGTAGGACTtaaaggaaactctattttgtttaccagccaagcagtgctcacatttttctaatttagcactttggaaatttgacaataatttcttcttggctagaacattAAGTCCTTTCTCACTAATGTGGTTAAGCCTCTTGTGCCATAATGTTGAAGAGCTATCACTCTCTACcgcattcaccatatcaacacaAGTAGAGGCCGTAGTCCAGTATAGACCACGACGTTTGTTACCACGAGCCACAACCAAGGAACCCTTAATgagcttccattttccatcaccgTTGGTACTAACATATCCTTTATCATCTAAAACACCAACAGAAATTAGGTGCAGACGAACATCAGgagcatgtttcacattgttcaaaactagtttagttccaacactagtttccaaacaaactgtACCAGTACCAACCACTTTAGAAACAGTCTCATTACCCATACTCAAGGTTTCAAAATCACCAGGAgtgtaggaagagaaaaaatccttCCTTGATGTCACATGAGATGCCGCACCAGTGTCCACAACCCAGCTTGACTAATCACaagtaatatttattatgtttgcaTCAAGAACGGTAACAAGATCTTCGGTGGTGACGGTGGCTAGGAAATTTTCATTGCCATCTTCTTTAGTTTCctatttgtttttgttctccctcttcaacttcctgcagaacttctttgtgtgccctttcatgccacaatgatagcactcaatatccttaagtctGCCTTTGGATTTtctcctattttgttctctatgcTGAGAACCACGATTTTATTTCTCCCCCTGGGGCCAGTTATCAGGACATCCGACGAAGAGgaaccttgagtttttcttctcatctcttcgtTCAAGACACTACTCTTGGCGGAATCCATAGAGATCACACCATCCAGAGCAGAATTGGAAAATGACGTTCTAAATGTTTTCCAAGAATCTGGTAGGAAACCAAGTAGAAGCaagccttgaatttcttcatcaaatttgatgcccatagcagataattggttcataatcccctgaaaattatttaaatggtcTGTCATCGGGGAACCATCATgatacttcaaactcaacatcttctttattaagaacattttgttgttgcagtctttcgagcatacaaactttcaagatgctcCCATAGGGTTCGAGCATGTGTCTCCCCAGAAatatggttcaacacattatcgtcgacccatttcctaatgaatccacaaaccTGTCTATGCATTCCACTCTTCATCTGTTTTATTATCAGGCTTTATAGTGGTAAATACTGGTTtgtaaaaattcttaacataaagaagatcttccatttttcccttccAAATGGAataattaacaccattcaaagtaaccattctacttgtgttggcttccattgttttccccaaaaaatatagttatcgcaaatcaaagtaaatcttttctgatgtggaagttcagactgtgctgcaacacagagcatactcagataaaaccttggctctgataccagtttgtTGGGAAAATGCGGACgagcacaaaaatatatatggctaaagtaatggaaataaaatgggaaaataacaacaccaagaattttacgtggaaacccttctgaataagggGAAAAACCatgggccaagaggagcaattgataatactatagtaaggaattttacactgtgtagtcacgaatacaatattcaaagtgactactacacactcaaaaggaacaacactcttttggtttccgtcttactaaaatatcgctcacactctatttttcttcacatactattttcttgtatagtatatggaatacctcactttgctctcaaaatgggttttctctctaacatggtgtgttctacaaatgagcaagaatgctttatatatagaagaataaaatcatgcctatgtcactaatgacataggtaaatattgcaaagtcaaaaatggttgcaaatcttaccaatttgccaactaccaaatcttttgttttcaactccaattactattcctttttaacaattgcttgtaccaattggaatttttgaccaaaataagctattttaaaaatcaatttacctAATTAAtacgtttttaatttttttacaaaaatagtaTAAACGTACTTTATGGTAACGTTTTAggctttatttgattttaaaaaaaaattaacgtcGTTAAGTTAATAAACATTACTGGCGGTAAcgattttatattaaaatgtgaCAATGCCCCACCCCTTTCACTGAACGACGTCACTTAGTTTATTACCTTTAATGTTATTTGGCTGCTAAACCCTTtcactgtaaaaaaaaaaaaattgacagcCGCCATTGCTCCCTTTCTAAGCCTCCATAATTCTATTTTCTATCGGTAATTTGTGGACGAAGAGGAGGcgtaaaagaacaaaaatacagGAAGACAATGAATGGATCAAAACCTCATTTCGTGGATAAACGGTAGCTGTAGTTTTTCCAAATCAATTTTGTGGATTTCTTGTTATATCGAGTTTCACGATAAATTATGGCTATCAATCTTCTGGAAAGCTTTGAATCAAGTTAATTTCCTGTGTTAGAGCCTTGAGGTATGTTTTTTTTCCCTTACAAACTAGTAGATGGAATGCTTGAATTTTAGAATTTCGATCTTCTCGTATTTATATCGTTTTGGTTATATAGAATAATCACTCAAGAAATTCTAATCTGCATGTtctgtttttattttgaattaatgtaTGTTGTTGATGCAAAGAGAAacaatgaaaagaaaaacaaagaaaaaaattgttcacaTGAAAATGGAAGGGAAGACTATATTAGGTTGACCTGCAATGTGCTTCTACTaaaattgagtttatttttcaatattttaataaaacattTGGTGACACTACGTTACTTTGATTTGGCTGTTATATTTTGGACTAACAATTACATTTAATATACTTTTATATGGATTTTTCAGTTTAATAGATACATATATGACTGGTTATAGTGCATATCGATTGGATCCCGGTCTACTTGAACCATCAGTACTAACTCAAAAACTTACCCATAGGTCACGAGATATATGGAATGGAAGtgttaatatgattttaaatacgAGGAGGTGTGATGGAAAATTTTGGGACCTCGTAAAGAAATATCTCATTCATCCACGAGTCTTAGAAATGATTGAATTATCAAGACTATATGGTGTTTATAGATCAAATCAAACTTCTATTGATCGTAGCTTGATCACTTCACTAGTAGAGAGATGGCGTCCCGAGACTCATACATTTCACTTTAGAACGGGTGAGGCGACAATCACCTTGCAAGATGTAGAAGTGTTGTATGGCTTACCTGTGAATGGTGATCCAATACTTGGTGATGAGTTGATAAGGACTATAGGGGATTggaaaaatatttgtcaaagaTTGTTAGGTTTTATTCCACGTCCTCAAGACTTCAACCGTAGTAGCCTCAAGGTAACTGCACTTAATGCGCATATGCTCGAGCAACTATAGTTACCTGACTTGACAACACAAGAAATGATCGATCAAATGGCTAGATGTTACATGTTTTGGATGGTTGCTGGTATGATGATGGCAGATACATCTGGCAACTATCTAAAGGTTATGTACCTTCCTATGCTCGAGGATCTTAATGTAGTTAGCTCTTATAGTTGGGGTAGTGCGAACTTAGCGTGCTTGTATCGCTTTCTCTGTAAGGCCTCACAGAGTAACCAAAATGAGATAGTTGGATTTCTACCACTGCTTCAGGTATACTTAATAATTACATCaattctttataaatatttcttctagtttataatatcataattatatatttatatattatgtttagatTTGGGCATGGGAGAGAGTTACCGTCCTCAGACCTCAGGTAATAGCACAAAGGGACatcgaaaataattttcttgctTGTTTACCAGGGGTCCACGTGCTACTAGATGGTTTGCACATTTTAGTTGGACTGATACCACTAAGCATGTGTTGAAATTTTTTAGGGATGCACTTGATTCCATGACAGAGGATCAGGTATGATGTTATactgtttttctttaaaaaattatgtatatattgtagTTGAAACTcatgtatttttctttatttgtttatttgggAACCATATTCGGATGACTTAATTGAGAGTCTTCCTAATTATTGTCGAATTGAACGAGACATATGGCGTGTAAGAGCTCAAATTTTTTGTTGGGATATCGTTGAGGTTCACTTGCCTGATCGAGTTATGAGACAATTTGGATTAAAACAAACGATACCAACTCCATTTCTATTTGACGCCACACATTTTCACCATGATCGTAGGGCAGACCAAATACAAATTGGAAATTGGAGCATGCACAATGGTTGCCTCTTTGGAACCAACGACTTCAATATGTTTGTGATGCTTCAGTCAATCGTGAACCACTTCGATATGACGACCCTTACCTTATTTGGTTTAGACGCATTACTCGTCTTATTATTGGTAATCCTACTCAGCGTCCTCAACAACAAGAAGGTTACGGGCCCAATTCAACAGCATATGAAACAATATATGTATTAGATTTAGTGTGTTTGTGATTTATCTTTTGAGGATAATAATGcttcttctcaaaaattgtgACTTGGAAAATTGTTACctatgtttttcttaaaaaaatataaaataagtgcTTTAGTTTGATCTTTGTTTGAGCATCTGTTAGGAAAAAGAATGGAAAATgtttgtaagaaaaaaattgatctttGTGTAGGTGCGTGATATTAATTCCATGGTTGATAGAGCAAAAGCCCTTGGTGATCAGCCATCAATGGAGGATTTATACATATTTCGTGTAATGGTCCGAAATGAAGGAGAAAAATGCTTGACATATGTGCACAAGGCTGCTAGGATTAATGTACAAGCCGATTATAGAAGAGATGAGGTACATAATGATCATTTACATCACCCGGTTCGTAGGCGAGGAAAAGGTGGTGTTGTCGGTAGGAGGGCTCGTGCTGTTGAGAAAGGACGAGCGCCTATTGAAATGGATGAATCAGTCTCCGAAGATGATCACACAACTTGTGATTTTGGTTCCATTTCAAGGGGCAAACTCAAGAATTCACTCCCGGGGCATTAGGTATGACATATCAACCAACAAATACTGATATTGTTCCATACACGGCATCACAAATATTAAGGAATTCTAGTCTTTCATCAGTTGAGAATGTATTTCGTGGTTCTTGACCTCAACATTTTGAGAATGCCCCTAACTTTAATTCATCACCTAGGCTGCCAATGTCCATTGAGACCCCTGGTGTTGTTAATAATTTAGAGGACTCCAACGATGAAGTGGAGAATGCAAACGAATGTGGTGAACCATCAGTAAAGGAGAAGCGTAGGATTTTTCCTAAGCGTTGTGGGATTGGTACTATTaacatctttattttattttttgacataAATGCTCCTCTGTTTAGTCGAACAACTGAAAATTATTCTTGTTTGTCAGGGAGTCACTATTTTTACCAGCATGGCAAAAAAAAACAAGCAACGAGAAACAAAGAACTGTAATTGAGAGGTTTCAGGTATCCAAATTTGGtactccttcttcttctttgtcagTCTTAGGTGAAATTGggtatgatattttctttacCAGCATGATACAATGAAGGACTTCCTTCACTGAATTGTAGATATGGCCAAATTGTTCACCTCTTAGGGAAAACATCAGTTGGGACCATGTGCCAGTCTTAGGTGAAATTGGgtatgatattttcttaatcgAAAATTGTATTGTGATGAAAAGTCTGTGTTGGGATTGCTTGAAAGTCTAATCATAGCAGTGACAGGCAAACCTCGTGCTTTTTTCAACACTCCATTGAATGACTCTGAAAGATTTGTTGTCAACACTCCCCATCTTTTTCCATCATCATGGCTAACAGTCCATTTATCCAAGGGAATTTCCATGAGGTATTCATGTGCTTcgatattttattctttaatttgcCACATCATGGACTCAAACTTCCTAACTTGATGGGCTGAAGCAGCCCTCCACATCAATCTGCTGAGGTCCTTGTTTGGAAATTTAGAT contains these protein-coding regions:
- the LOC138337701 gene encoding serine/threonine-protein phosphatase 7 long form homolog, which translates into the protein MTGYSAYRLDPGLLEPSVLTQKLTHRSRDIWNGSVNMILNTRRCDGKFWDLVKKYLIHPRVLEMIELSRLYGVYRSNQTSIDRSLITSLVERWRPETHTFHFRTGEATITLQDVEVLYGLPVNGDPILGDELIRTIGDWKNICQRLLGFIPRPQDFNRSSLKVTALNAHMLEQL